The Nitrospirales bacterium genome includes a window with the following:
- a CDS encoding DUF423 domain-containing protein has product MGFRWMAAGALIALLGVAGGAFGAHGLRSILSEHMLEVFHTGIRYQMYHAFGLIIAGGAFTHYQLPLFRWATWAFLAGIVLFSGSLYILSLSGVRWLGAITPLGGLCFLAGWLYLTIGFWRMAKRS; this is encoded by the coding sequence ATGGGATTTCGATGGATGGCCGCGGGAGCATTGATCGCGCTATTGGGAGTCGCCGGGGGAGCCTTCGGCGCGCATGGGTTACGTTCGATTCTGTCCGAACATATGCTGGAGGTTTTTCATACTGGCATACGATACCAGATGTACCATGCGTTCGGGCTTATCATTGCAGGCGGCGCGTTCACCCATTATCAGCTTCCACTCTTTCGATGGGCCACATGGGCGTTTCTCGCCGGCATCGTCTTGTTCTCCGGAAGTCTCTATATCCTGTCGTTGAGCGGTGTACGGTGGCTGGGGGCGATTACCCCACTTGGAGGACTCTGTTTTCTTGCCGGATGGTTATACTTAACGATCGGATTTTGGCGGATGGCCAAGCGGTCTTGA
- a CDS encoding DUF2061 domain-containing protein produces MMETHIRSLVKGISWRVIATLVTTLVVWLISGEVGMALFAGASDSLAKIGLYWAHERGWQHIQWGRMPPPPTASP; encoded by the coding sequence ATGATGGAAACGCATATACGGAGTCTGGTGAAAGGCATTAGCTGGCGCGTGATCGCGACTCTCGTGACGACGCTCGTGGTCTGGTTGATTTCGGGAGAAGTCGGCATGGCCCTATTTGCCGGCGCCAGCGACTCACTCGCCAAAATTGGCCTGTATTGGGCGCATGAACGTGGATGGCAGCATATTCAGTGGGGGAGAATGCCGCCGCCGCCGACCGCTTCGCCTTGA
- a CDS encoding Rrf2 family transcriptional regulator gives MKFSKKSEYALRALIELTANYEQAVPVQRTQLAREQRIPLGFLEGILLTLKNAGILSSRRGVDGGYRLRSSPSEITLGQVIRTLDGPLAPIGCVSQTAYQKCEDCPYAEKSACAIQSIMLEVRNAISSVLDHYTLEDFVKHVDVPRTQAKASHAKKNPAKKRLLPSK, from the coding sequence ATGAAATTTTCGAAGAAAAGCGAGTATGCGTTACGAGCATTGATCGAGCTCACGGCGAATTATGAGCAGGCCGTGCCTGTGCAGCGGACGCAGTTAGCTCGAGAGCAAAGAATTCCATTGGGGTTCTTGGAAGGCATTCTTCTGACGCTCAAAAATGCGGGAATCTTATCCAGTCGGCGGGGAGTGGATGGCGGCTATCGGCTTCGATCGTCTCCTTCTGAAATCACGCTTGGTCAGGTCATCCGGACGCTTGATGGCCCACTCGCTCCGATCGGATGCGTGAGCCAGACCGCGTACCAGAAGTGTGAGGATTGTCCGTATGCCGAGAAGTCAGCCTGTGCGATTCAAAGCATTATGTTGGAAGTGAGAAATGCGATTTCCTCGGTTCTCGATCATTATACGCTTGAGGATTTTGTGAAGCATGTTGATGTCCCGCGAACACAGGCGAAAGCATCCCACGCCAAGAAAAATCCAGCCAAGAAACGATTATTACCTTCGAAATAG